One genomic region from Listeria monocytogenes encodes:
- a CDS encoding NADAR family protein encodes MKVIHFYSENADYGCFSNFSLHPVVIDGVTYPTTEHYFQAQKFIDKKIIKKVINTKKPIDAAKLGRNRDFPLRKGWESMKDEVMLKAIRAKVEQHSEVKEMLLSTENAILVEHTENDHYWGDGGDGSGKNRLGKILMKVRDEWSSK; translated from the coding sequence ATGAAGGTTATCCATTTTTATAGTGAAAATGCGGACTATGGCTGTTTCTCTAATTTCTCTTTACATCCAGTTGTCATAGACGGCGTGACTTACCCAACTACAGAACACTATTTCCAAGCACAAAAATTTATAGATAAAAAAATTATTAAAAAAGTAATTAATACGAAAAAACCAATAGATGCAGCAAAATTGGGTAGAAATAGAGACTTCCCACTGCGAAAAGGCTGGGAAAGTATGAAAGACGAAGTGATGTTAAAAGCAATCAGAGCAAAAGTAGAGCAACATTCGGAAGTGAAAGAAATGCTTTTATCCACAGAGAATGCTATTTTAGTGGAACATACGGAAAATGATCATTATTGGGGCGACGGCGGAGATGGCTCTGGAAAAAATCGTCTAGGCAAGATTTTGATGAAAGTCAGAGATGAATGGAGTTCTAAATAG
- the rsbW gene encoding anti-sigma B factor RsbW, producing the protein MATMHDKITLQLPAKPEYVSLGRLSLSGIASRAGFSYEAIEDLKIAVSEAITNSVKHAFKGEEDGEITVEYLIYEDKLEVRVSDNGTSFDLETRKQEIGPYDVGEDAEMMRIGGLGLFLIETLMDDVKLYYDEGVSVVMTKYINEKQVEENAKSIST; encoded by the coding sequence ATGGCAACAATGCATGACAAAATTACATTACAACTTCCTGCCAAGCCTGAATATGTAAGTTTAGGTAGACTTTCATTATCAGGAATTGCAAGTCGCGCAGGATTTTCTTATGAAGCAATTGAAGATTTGAAAATAGCTGTAAGTGAAGCCATCACTAATTCCGTAAAGCATGCATTTAAAGGGGAAGAAGATGGCGAGATCACAGTCGAATATCTTATTTATGAAGATAAGCTAGAAGTTCGTGTTTCCGATAACGGCACAAGCTTCGACTTAGAAACCCGTAAACAAGAAATTGGCCCATATGATGTGGGCGAGGATGCGGAGATGATGCGTATCGGTGGGCTAGGTTTATTTTTAATTGAAACATTAATGGATGACGTGAAACTTTATTATGATGAAGGGGTTTCTGTCGTAATGACCAAATATATTAATGAAAAGCAGGTGGAGGAGAATGCCAAAAGTATCTCAACCTGA
- a CDS encoding Tex family protein, with translation MEQMQDKIMKLVQKSLTYKPAQINAVIKLMEEGNTVPFIARYRKEMTGSLDEVEIRDIEETFEYVTKLENRKEEIIRLIDEQGKLTDELRAAIVKAEKHQALEDLYRPYKQKKRTKATIAKEKGLEPLAEWLMSFPSNADPLTEAANYISEEKEVESAEAALLGAHEIIAEQISDEPSFREWIRNFTRKFGMIESRAKNAEADEKGVYEMYYEFNEMIGKVASHRILAFNRGEKEDILRVQVQVDTTKIFQYLFEKVIQNRNSATRPYVEEAILDAYKRFIGPAIEREIRGELTDKGEEQAIHIFSENLRKLLLQPPLKGKIILGVDPAFRTGCKFSVLDQTGKVLEIGVVYPHTAKARRPEAKQKIAEILSTYQVEVIAIGNGTASRETEQFIVEVIRESNSNAYYCIVNEAGASVYSASETAREEFPDYQVEERSAVSIGRRLQDPLAELVKIDPKSVGVGQYQHDVAQKRLNETLTFVVETAVNQVGVNVNTASASLLQYVAGLNKTVANNIRKYREENGSFASRKELKKVPRLGAKSYEQSIGFLRILEGENPLDKTAIHPESYKAAEQIVKAAGFGLKDIGSEDLKAALQALSIPEEAEKLTIGKETMRDIIDNLIAPGRDLRDELPAPLLKQDVISMEDLKQGMELQGTVRNVVDFGAFVDIGVKQDGLVHISKLSNSFVKNPMDVVSVGDVVTVWVDEVDTKKNRIALTMLNPNGSVK, from the coding sequence ATGGAACAAATGCAAGATAAAATAATGAAATTAGTCCAAAAATCGCTAACGTATAAACCAGCGCAAATTAATGCTGTTATCAAATTAATGGAAGAAGGTAACACGGTTCCGTTCATCGCGCGTTACCGTAAAGAAATGACTGGTAGCTTAGATGAAGTAGAAATCCGTGATATTGAAGAAACATTTGAATATGTAACGAAATTAGAAAACCGTAAAGAAGAAATCATTCGCTTAATAGATGAACAAGGAAAATTAACAGATGAACTGAGAGCGGCAATCGTCAAAGCTGAAAAACACCAAGCGCTTGAAGACTTATATCGTCCGTATAAACAAAAGAAACGCACGAAAGCAACAATCGCCAAAGAAAAAGGCTTAGAACCACTGGCTGAATGGCTTATGAGCTTTCCAAGCAATGCCGATCCATTGACAGAAGCTGCAAACTACATTTCAGAAGAAAAAGAAGTGGAATCAGCAGAAGCTGCATTACTCGGCGCGCATGAAATTATTGCCGAACAAATCAGTGATGAGCCTAGTTTCCGTGAATGGATTCGTAACTTTACACGCAAATTCGGGATGATTGAATCCAGAGCGAAAAACGCCGAAGCAGACGAAAAAGGCGTGTACGAAATGTATTATGAATTTAACGAAATGATTGGAAAAGTAGCTAGTCACCGTATTCTTGCTTTTAACCGCGGGGAAAAAGAAGATATTTTACGTGTACAAGTCCAAGTGGATACAACAAAAATCTTCCAATATTTATTTGAAAAAGTTATCCAAAATCGCAATTCTGCAACTCGTCCTTATGTAGAAGAAGCTATTTTAGATGCCTATAAACGCTTTATTGGTCCAGCAATTGAACGTGAAATTCGCGGCGAACTAACAGACAAAGGTGAAGAACAAGCCATCCACATTTTCTCCGAGAACTTGCGCAAATTGCTATTACAACCACCTTTAAAAGGGAAAATCATCCTTGGGGTCGATCCGGCTTTTAGAACAGGTTGTAAATTCTCTGTGTTAGATCAAACGGGGAAAGTGCTTGAAATCGGTGTTGTTTACCCACATACGGCTAAAGCACGTCGTCCAGAAGCGAAACAAAAAATTGCAGAAATTTTATCAACATATCAAGTAGAAGTTATCGCGATTGGTAACGGAACGGCATCACGTGAAACAGAGCAATTTATTGTGGAAGTGATTCGTGAATCGAACTCCAATGCTTATTATTGTATTGTAAATGAAGCTGGTGCGAGTGTGTATTCCGCGAGTGAAACAGCTCGCGAGGAGTTCCCAGATTATCAAGTAGAAGAACGTAGCGCAGTTTCAATTGGACGCCGTTTGCAAGATCCACTAGCAGAACTTGTGAAAATCGATCCGAAATCTGTCGGTGTAGGACAATATCAACATGACGTAGCACAAAAACGTTTAAATGAAACACTAACTTTCGTCGTTGAAACGGCCGTCAACCAAGTCGGTGTCAACGTAAATACAGCATCCGCCTCTCTTTTACAATATGTTGCTGGTTTGAATAAAACAGTTGCAAATAATATCCGTAAATATCGCGAGGAAAATGGTTCGTTTGCTTCTCGTAAAGAGTTGAAAAAAGTTCCTCGTCTAGGCGCGAAATCATATGAACAAAGTATCGGCTTCTTACGTATTTTAGAAGGCGAAAACCCGCTTGATAAAACAGCGATTCACCCTGAAAGTTATAAAGCAGCAGAACAAATTGTTAAAGCAGCTGGTTTTGGCTTAAAAGATATCGGCAGCGAAGATTTAAAAGCGGCATTACAAGCGCTTAGTATCCCAGAAGAAGCAGAGAAATTAACCATTGGTAAAGAAACCATGCGCGATATCATTGATAACTTAATTGCTCCTGGTCGCGACCTTCGTGATGAACTTCCAGCACCACTTTTAAAACAAGATGTTATTTCGATGGAAGATTTAAAACAAGGAATGGAATTACAAGGAACAGTTCGTAATGTAGTTGACTTTGGCGCTTTTGTTGACATTGGTGTGAAACAAGACGGCCTTGTGCATATTTCAAAACTAAGTAATTCATTTGTTAAAAACCCGATGGATGTCGTTTCAGTAGGAGACGTTGTAACGGTTTGGGTCGATGAAGTGGATACAAAGAAAAATCGTATTGCTTTAACTATGCTAAATCCTAATGGAAGTGTTAAATAA
- a CDS encoding SulP family inorganic anion transporter, translated as MKKVLLNSVKGYTWARFRKDLLAGIIVGIIALPLAMSFAIASGVSPEYGIYSSFVAGIIVSIFGGSKFQIAGPTGAFIPVLLGIVLTYGYQDLLVAGMMAGVLLCLMGIFKIGTLIKFIPRPVTIGFTAGIAVTIFMGQVGNFLGLTGMEKHESFVANMKEIWLHLDSWNFYSVLISCICMLVLFIFPKILPRIPAPLIGLVVTTAIAMLFFPDALPTIGSAYGNIPSTFPPFEFPDMTFANMSKLIGPAFVIAMLGGIESLLSAVVADGMTNTKHNSNRELIGQGIANIVTPMFGGIPATGAIARTATNINNGATSRVSGVIHGVFVLLTLLVLAPVAVNIPIAAMAPILMLVAWNMSERKTFQHIIKLKSGDTLVLVITFLLTVFASLTVAVEVGLLLAVVLFAKQMGSSMQIEEIEPEGAEIAPHLHEKISIFTIRGPLFFGAAQIFQQNIIKAIHVKPKYLILRMGKVPIIDATAEGYFHQIEKEFSKQGGQILITGLTDKAKESLKGSGLYDRIGEEHFFSHTEDAIHYAENALNK; from the coding sequence TTGAAGAAAGTTTTGTTGAATAGTGTAAAAGGTTATACGTGGGCGAGGTTTAGGAAAGACTTGCTTGCGGGTATTATCGTGGGCATTATTGCTTTACCACTAGCGATGTCATTTGCGATTGCATCAGGTGTAAGTCCGGAATATGGGATTTATTCAAGTTTTGTAGCGGGAATAATTGTTTCTATTTTTGGTGGTTCGAAATTTCAAATTGCTGGACCGACTGGTGCATTTATTCCAGTTTTACTAGGAATCGTATTAACTTATGGTTACCAAGATTTACTTGTTGCCGGAATGATGGCAGGGGTTTTACTTTGCCTAATGGGAATTTTTAAAATTGGAACATTAATTAAATTTATACCGCGTCCAGTAACTATCGGATTCACAGCTGGGATTGCTGTCACTATTTTTATGGGGCAAGTGGGTAATTTCCTAGGATTAACTGGAATGGAGAAACATGAATCATTTGTAGCGAATATGAAAGAGATCTGGTTGCATCTTGATTCATGGAATTTCTATAGTGTGCTCATTTCATGTATTTGTATGCTTGTCTTATTTATTTTTCCTAAAATTTTACCGAGAATTCCAGCACCACTTATTGGACTTGTGGTTACGACGGCGATTGCTATGCTGTTTTTCCCGGATGCGCTTCCGACAATTGGATCAGCTTATGGAAATATTCCGAGTACTTTTCCTCCATTTGAATTTCCAGATATGACTTTTGCGAATATGAGTAAATTGATTGGACCGGCTTTTGTTATCGCGATGCTTGGCGGAATTGAATCGCTTCTTTCGGCGGTGGTGGCAGATGGGATGACGAATACAAAACATAATAGTAATCGAGAGCTAATTGGGCAGGGTATCGCAAATATTGTAACGCCAATGTTCGGTGGGATTCCGGCAACAGGAGCTATCGCAAGAACGGCAACCAATATTAATAATGGCGCGACTAGCCGTGTCTCAGGTGTTATCCACGGGGTTTTTGTTTTACTCACTTTACTAGTACTTGCACCAGTAGCTGTCAATATCCCAATTGCAGCAATGGCACCGATTTTAATGTTAGTTGCTTGGAATATGAGCGAACGAAAAACCTTCCAACACATCATTAAGTTGAAATCGGGCGATACTTTAGTGCTGGTTATTACTTTTTTATTAACGGTATTTGCAAGCTTAACTGTGGCAGTCGAAGTTGGTTTACTGCTGGCAGTGGTGCTTTTCGCTAAACAAATGGGAAGTTCAATGCAGATTGAAGAAATCGAACCAGAAGGCGCCGAAATCGCTCCTCATTTACACGAAAAAATTAGTATTTTTACTATTCGTGGGCCATTGTTTTTTGGTGCAGCGCAGATTTTTCAACAAAATATTATCAAAGCAATCCATGTTAAACCAAAATATCTTATCTTGAGAATGGGGAAAGTGCCGATTATTGATGCTACGGCAGAAGGCTATTTCCACCAAATTGAAAAAGAATTTTCGAAGCAAGGCGGGCAAATTTTGATTACTGGACTAACAGATAAAGCGAAAGAAAGTTTGAAGGGTAGCGGGCTTTACGACCGAATCGGCGAAGAACACTTCTTTTCCCATACCGAAGATGCGATTCATTATGCGGAAAATGCTTTAAATAAGTGA
- the celB gene encoding PTS cellobiose transporter subunit IIC, protein MNKFMELLGEKLMPLAAKLGENRYLTTLRDAFMLAFPLTMFGSIAVVLMNLPFWSDETKAVLQLYLGNAQSATMSIMTVFVVFGIGYSLSKYYKVEAIYGGAVALASFLILTPFFFNSPDGELITGALSLDRLGAKGMFIGMITGFIAAELYRFFVQRDWTIKMPAGVPPAVAKSFAALIPAILTLSIFLAINVIVQFFFHTNLHDVVYTVIQKPLVGLGSGIVPTLIALFFVQVLWFFGLHGQIIVNSVMDPIWNTLMLENLDAYKAGLPLPHIITKPFMEVFTVGMGGSGMTLAVVIALAFLMKSKQSKEIGRLALGPGIFNVNEPVLFGMPIVLNATILIPWIIAPLIVTTLNYFVMAAGIVPAPTGVAVPWTVPIVINGILATNSWLGGALQVVDFFIVLIIWYPFLKLVDRTNIARESEAAIK, encoded by the coding sequence GTGAATAAGTTTATGGAGTTACTTGGGGAAAAGTTAATGCCTCTTGCTGCAAAACTAGGAGAGAATAGGTACTTAACCACTTTAAGAGATGCATTCATGTTGGCATTTCCGCTAACAATGTTTGGTTCGATTGCGGTGGTTTTAATGAATCTACCGTTTTGGAGTGATGAAACGAAGGCAGTTTTACAGTTGTATCTTGGGAATGCCCAAAGCGCCACGATGAGTATTATGACTGTCTTTGTTGTTTTTGGAATTGGATATTCACTATCTAAATATTATAAAGTTGAAGCAATTTATGGGGGGGCAGTTGCCCTTGCAAGCTTCTTGATTTTAACGCCATTTTTCTTTAATAGTCCTGATGGAGAGCTTATTACTGGAGCACTTTCGTTAGATCGACTTGGGGCAAAAGGAATGTTTATCGGAATGATTACTGGGTTTATTGCTGCAGAATTATATCGATTTTTTGTTCAACGGGATTGGACAATCAAAATGCCTGCAGGAGTGCCACCTGCTGTAGCTAAATCATTTGCAGCACTTATTCCAGCTATCTTAACATTAAGTATTTTTTTAGCAATTAATGTTATTGTACAATTCTTCTTCCATACAAACTTACATGATGTTGTTTATACTGTTATTCAAAAGCCTTTAGTGGGGCTTGGTTCAGGAATTGTTCCAACACTAATCGCTTTATTTTTTGTCCAAGTATTATGGTTTTTCGGCCTGCATGGTCAAATCATTGTCAACTCGGTAATGGACCCGATTTGGAATACGTTAATGCTTGAAAATTTAGATGCCTATAAAGCTGGACTCCCATTGCCACATATTATTACGAAACCATTTATGGAAGTATTTACTGTTGGTATGGGCGGATCAGGGATGACTTTAGCAGTCGTTATTGCATTAGCATTCTTAATGAAAAGTAAGCAAAGTAAAGAAATTGGCCGATTAGCTCTTGGGCCTGGAATTTTTAACGTTAATGAGCCAGTACTTTTTGGTATGCCAATTGTATTAAATGCTACGATTTTAATTCCATGGATTATTGCACCTTTGATTGTAACTACCCTGAATTATTTCGTAATGGCAGCTGGTATTGTTCCTGCTCCAACCGGGGTTGCTGTTCCTTGGACGGTGCCAATTGTAATCAATGGTATTCTCGCAACCAATTCATGGCTAGGTGGGGCGCTTCAAGTAGTCGACTTCTTCATCGTCCTCATTATCTGGTATCCGTTCTTAAAACTAGTCGATCGTACAAATATTGCGAGAGAATCAGAGGCGGCTATCAAATAA
- a CDS encoding GntR family transcriptional regulator: MVKYELIAADIREKINNGTYPPESILPDQVSLCKAYDCSRMTIKKAFDVLALEGLVYRQRGAGTFVMKNALANKQDASLRDYDGLTKMMGDNRISSKIIAFDIAFPDEKTQEQLLIKADQPVYKLIRLRLLDGAPYVLEHTTMPADLVPGLTKEILHHSIYAYLQDSLGLVLSGAFRKINADKPSEYDQEYLACGEHDPVLEVEQVVYLKDGRPVEYSRSRHRYDTRSFIMVDHREK, from the coding sequence TTGGTTAAGTATGAATTGATTGCAGCAGATATACGCGAAAAAATAAACAACGGTACTTACCCACCAGAATCCATTCTTCCTGATCAAGTGAGCTTATGTAAAGCCTATGATTGTAGCAGAATGACTATAAAAAAAGCCTTTGACGTTTTAGCGCTTGAAGGACTTGTTTACAGACAACGGGGTGCAGGAACTTTTGTCATGAAAAATGCCTTAGCTAATAAGCAAGACGCGAGTTTGCGGGATTATGATGGTTTGACAAAAATGATGGGAGACAACCGAATCTCGAGTAAAATTATTGCATTCGATATTGCCTTCCCAGATGAAAAAACACAAGAACAACTTTTAATAAAAGCAGATCAACCGGTTTACAAATTGATTCGTTTACGGCTCTTGGACGGCGCACCATATGTGTTAGAGCATACAACGATGCCGGCAGATTTAGTTCCTGGTTTAACGAAAGAAATTTTGCATCATTCGATTTATGCATACTTACAAGACTCACTGGGACTCGTGCTAAGCGGTGCCTTTCGGAAAATTAATGCCGATAAGCCATCTGAATATGATCAAGAATATTTAGCGTGCGGGGAACACGACCCAGTTTTAGAAGTGGAGCAAGTAGTGTATTTGAAAGATGGTAGACCAGTGGAATATTCTAGATCAAGACATCGCTATGATACAAGAAGTTTTATTATGGTTGACCACCGAGAAAAGTAA
- a CDS encoding SMI1/KNR4 family protein: protein MEPINHFFEWAKNNNWQVDLSAVEKNLPEQIFKRYGKLPDAYKAFYRQLNLCSNAGDTCWFLSEEDFLENEDDAFSWNSFEQMSLEAAEGDKNLENKVRLFWNAHLPIMMSVGGCYEYYAITLNDGSVVHGSEPEFEESSIVADSFVDFLLKIVAGEMVIS, encoded by the coding sequence ATGGAACCAATAAATCATTTTTTTGAATGGGCTAAAAATAATAATTGGCAAGTAGATTTGTCTGCTGTAGAGAAAAACTTGCCAGAGCAGATTTTTAAGAGATATGGAAAGTTGCCAGATGCATATAAGGCCTTTTATAGACAACTTAACCTCTGTAGCAATGCGGGGGACACTTGTTGGTTTTTATCGGAAGAAGATTTTTTAGAGAATGAGGATGACGCCTTTTCGTGGAATTCTTTTGAACAAATGAGTTTAGAAGCAGCAGAAGGCGATAAAAATTTAGAAAATAAAGTAAGACTATTTTGGAATGCACATTTACCAATTATGATGAGTGTTGGCGGTTGTTATGAATATTATGCTATCACTTTAAATGACGGAAGTGTTGTTCATGGTTCGGAACCAGAGTTTGAAGAAAGTTCGATTGTAGCAGACTCGTTCGTGGATTTTTTACTGAAAATCGTGGCTGGTGAAATGGTGATAAGTTAA
- a CDS encoding OsmC family protein: MDLVKNGKVLELVHPSGNWTLIKEEGFSPVQITVAAVAACSGYVYQTLLEKKRIDINDLSIHTDYEQDQESAVHVLTKINVTFTVDLVDKSNQAKAEKTVHLVKDACPVAKSLDPSIEINEIVVFK, encoded by the coding sequence ATGGATTTAGTGAAAAATGGGAAAGTATTGGAACTTGTACATCCAAGTGGAAACTGGACATTAATTAAAGAAGAAGGTTTTTCTCCAGTTCAAATAACTGTTGCGGCGGTTGCTGCTTGTAGCGGATATGTCTATCAAACATTACTTGAGAAAAAACGAATTGATATAAATGATTTAAGCATTCATACCGATTACGAGCAAGATCAAGAAAGTGCTGTGCATGTGTTAACGAAAATTAATGTTACTTTCACAGTTGATTTAGTGGATAAAAGTAACCAAGCGAAAGCCGAAAAAACAGTGCATTTAGTTAAAGATGCCTGCCCGGTTGCGAAAAGTTTAGACCCGTCGATTGAAATTAATGAGATTGTTGTTTTTAAATAA
- a CDS encoding PP2C family serine/threonine-protein phosphatase — protein MNKAVESNNLFVFQRSKALQQYCGDVYYTHEDENGFLYVLSDGLGSGLEANRAAKATVDAIKEDIHADITDMLEKANQAVSGLRGAAIAIIKGDYLTKTLYYTGMGNIRFYMIGIEDKLIFPLSGSGFLSGRKQKYRLQSFKYKPGSKFLMHSDGLVLSRVRKSLESPLCVVKIGHLIERNILDIPTDDVTFMVGKFPE, from the coding sequence ATGAACAAGGCAGTTGAATCAAATAATTTATTTGTATTTCAACGTTCTAAAGCATTACAACAATACTGCGGGGATGTTTATTATACCCATGAAGACGAAAATGGTTTTCTGTATGTTCTTTCTGATGGACTTGGAAGTGGGCTCGAAGCTAATAGAGCGGCCAAAGCGACTGTTGACGCCATAAAAGAAGATATTCATGCAGATATTACTGATATGCTTGAAAAAGCGAACCAGGCTGTTTCAGGGCTTCGTGGTGCTGCGATAGCTATTATTAAAGGTGACTACTTAACGAAGACACTTTATTATACTGGTATGGGTAATATTCGTTTTTATATGATTGGGATTGAAGATAAGCTTATTTTTCCGCTTTCAGGCTCTGGATTTTTGTCCGGTCGAAAACAGAAATATCGGTTGCAATCGTTTAAATATAAACCAGGCAGTAAGTTTTTAATGCATTCAGATGGACTTGTTCTTTCTCGCGTTAGAAAAAGCCTAGAATCACCACTTTGTGTAGTGAAAATCGGGCATTTAATCGAGCGTAATATATTAGATATTCCAACAGATGATGTAACTTTTATGGTTGGGAAATTTCCGGAATAA
- a CDS encoding SprT family protein, translating into MNQAELQRHMEEVSLQFFQKEFRHQAVFNARLRTTGGRYLLKSHNIEMNPKYLENFGLAYFIGIMKHELCHYHLHLEKKGYQHRDQDFRELLKKVDAPRFCATIPREITMHEYTCKSCGKSFLRQRRFNVNRYRCGSCGGKLIQTDSKKIYTENP; encoded by the coding sequence ATGAATCAAGCAGAATTGCAGCGACACATGGAAGAAGTGTCGCTGCAATTTTTCCAAAAAGAATTTCGCCACCAAGCCGTGTTTAATGCGCGCTTACGAACCACTGGGGGACGTTATTTGCTAAAAAGTCATAATATCGAAATGAACCCCAAGTACCTAGAAAACTTTGGATTAGCGTACTTTATCGGGATTATGAAGCACGAACTATGTCATTATCACCTTCATTTAGAGAAAAAAGGCTATCAGCATCGCGATCAAGATTTCCGCGAGTTATTAAAAAAAGTAGACGCACCGAGATTTTGTGCAACGATACCACGTGAAATTACCATGCATGAATATACATGCAAAAGTTGCGGGAAGTCCTTTTTAAGACAACGCAGATTCAATGTGAACCGTTATCGCTGTGGCAGTTGCGGTGGAAAACTAATTCAAACTGACTCCAAGAAAATTTATACAGAAAACCCGTGA
- the rsbV gene encoding anti sigma b factor antagonist RsbV produces MNISIEIKERDTDHIDIFVAGEIDAYTAPKVKEALEVYQVKEGIVLRIDLTEVSYMDSTGLGVFVGAFKSLRQRQSELVLFGLSDRLFRLFEITGLSDIIEIKNVEGEMNGNNA; encoded by the coding sequence ATGAATATTAGTATAGAAATAAAAGAACGTGATACTGACCACATAGACATATTTGTTGCTGGGGAGATCGATGCTTATACAGCGCCAAAGGTAAAAGAAGCATTAGAAGTATATCAAGTTAAAGAGGGTATTGTACTTCGGATCGATTTAACAGAAGTGAGTTACATGGATAGCACCGGATTAGGCGTATTTGTAGGAGCTTTCAAAAGCTTACGTCAACGCCAAAGTGAACTTGTCTTGTTTGGTTTAAGCGACCGACTTTTCCGATTGTTTGAAATCACAGGATTGTCAGATATCATCGAAATCAAAAATGTAGAGGGTGAAATGAATGGCAACAATGCATGA
- a CDS encoding iron chaperone, giving the protein MDNKLEFTTIDEYITQAPPETKEVLQKIRETIKAAAPEATEKISYQMPTFYLEGNLVHFAVAKNHYGFYPASSGIAAFESKLGNYKHSKGAVQFPIKEEVPYELIKEMTLFRLAENKQKAAEKLAKKKKK; this is encoded by the coding sequence ATGGATAATAAACTAGAATTTACAACGATTGATGAATATATTACCCAAGCGCCACCGGAAACAAAAGAAGTGTTGCAAAAAATCAGAGAAACCATTAAAGCAGCTGCACCGGAAGCAACAGAGAAAATCAGTTATCAAATGCCGACTTTTTATTTGGAAGGAAACCTGGTGCACTTTGCTGTTGCGAAAAATCATTACGGGTTTTATCCAGCTTCTAGTGGCATTGCGGCATTCGAATCTAAGCTCGGAAATTACAAGCATTCAAAAGGCGCTGTGCAATTCCCAATCAAAGAAGAAGTTCCTTACGAGTTAATTAAAGAAATGACGCTTTTCCGACTAGCAGAAAATAAACAAAAAGCAGCAGAAAAGCTAGCAAAGAAGAAGAAAAAATAA